A genomic region of Prionailurus bengalensis isolate Pbe53 chromosome D1, Fcat_Pben_1.1_paternal_pri, whole genome shotgun sequence contains the following coding sequences:
- the LOC122482927 gene encoding ATP synthase subunit gamma, mitochondrial isoform X1, giving the protein MFSRAGVAGLSAWAVQPQWIQVRNMATLKDITRRLKSIKNIQKITKSMKMVAAAKYARAERELKPARVYGVGSLALYEKADIKAPEDKKKHLLIGVSSDRGLCGAIHSSVAKQMKNEVATLTAAGKEVMLVGIGDKIRGILHRTHSDQFLVSFKEVGRKPPTFGDASVIALELLNSGYEFDEGSIIFNRFRSVISYKTEEKPIFSLDTVASAESMSVYDDIDADVLRNYQEYALANIIYYSLKESTTSEQSARMTAMDNASKNASEMIDKLTLTFNRTRQAVITKELIEIISGAAALD; this is encoded by the coding sequence ATGTTCTCTCGGGCGGGCGTCGCGGGGCTCTCGGCCTGGGCCGTGCAGCCGCAATGGATCCAAGTTCGAAATATGGCAACATTAAAAGATATTACCAGACGGCTAAAGTCGATCAAAAACATCCAGAAAATTACCAAGTCTATGAAAATGGTGGCAGCAGCAAAATACGCCCGAGCCGAGAGGGAGCTGAAACCAGCACGAGTGTACGGAGTAGGATCTTTGGCTCTGTATGAGAAAGCTGATATTAAGGCGCCTGAAGACAAGAAGAAACACCTCCTAATTGGCGTGTCCTCTGATCGAGGGCTCTGTGGTGCTATTCATTCCTCGGTTGCCAAACAGATGAAAAATGAGGTGGCCACACTCACGGCAGCCGGGAAAGAAGTTATGCTTGTTGGAATTGGTGATAAAATCAGGGGTATACTTCATAGGACTCACTCTGACCAGTTTCTGGTGTCCTTCAAAGAAGTGGGAAGAAAACCTCCTACTTTTGGAGATGCGTCTGTCATTGCCCTTGAACTACTAAATTCCGGATATGAATTTGATGAAGGGTCTATCATCTTTAACCGGTTCAGGTCTGTCATCTCCTACAAGACAGAAGAAAAGCCCATCTTTTCCCTGGATACCGTTGCAAGTGCCGAGAGCATGAGTGTCTATGATGATATCGATGCTGACGTGCTGCGCAATTACCAAGAATACGCCTTGGCCAACATCATCTACTATTCTCTAAAGGAGTCCACCACGAGTGAGCAGAGTGCGAGGATGACGGCCATGGACAACGCCAGCAAGAATGCCTCGGAGATGATTGACAAACTGACTTTGACATTCAACCGCACCCGCCAGGCCGTCATCACGAAGGAGCTGATCGAAATCATCTCCGGCGCCGCGGCTCTGGATTAA
- the LOC122482927 gene encoding ATP synthase subunit gamma, mitochondrial isoform X2, with translation MFSRAGVAGLSAWAVQPQWIQVRNMATLKDITRRLKSIKNIQKITKSMKMVAAAKYARAERELKPARVYGVGSLALYEKADIKAPEDKKKHLLIGVSSDRGLCGAIHSSVAKQMKNEVATLTAAGKEVMLVGIGDKIRGILHRTHSDQFLVSFKEVGRKPPTFGDASVIALELLNSGYEFDEGSIIFNRFRSVISYKTEEKPIFSLDTVASAESMSVYDDIDADVLRNYQEYALANIIYYSLKESTTSEQSARMTAMDNASKNASEMIDKLTLTFNRTRQAVITKELIEIISGAAAL, from the exons ATGTTCTCTCGGGCGGGCGTCGCGGGGCTCTCGGCCTGGGCCGTGCAGCCGCAATGGATCCAAGTTCGAAATATGGCAACATTAAAAGATATTACCAGACGGCTAAAGTCGATCAAAAACATCCAGAAAATTACCAAGTCTATGAAAATGGTGGCAGCAGCAAAATACGCCCGAGCCGAGAGGGAGCTGAAACCAGCACGAGTGTACGGAGTAGGATCTTTGGCTCTGTATGAGAAAGCTGATATTAAGGCGCCTGAAGACAAGAAGAAACACCTCCTAATTGGCGTGTCCTCTGATCGAGGGCTCTGTGGTGCTATTCATTCCTCGGTTGCCAAACAGATGAAAAATGAGGTGGCCACACTCACGGCAGCCGGGAAAGAAGTTATGCTTGTTGGAATTGGTGATAAAATCAGGGGTATACTTCATAGGACTCACTCTGACCAGTTTCTGGTGTCCTTCAAAGAAGTGGGAAGAAAACCTCCTACTTTTGGAGATGCGTCTGTCATTGCCCTTGAACTACTAAATTCCGGATATGAATTTGATGAAGGGTCTATCATCTTTAACCGGTTCAGGTCTGTCATCTCCTACAAGACAGAAGAAAAGCCCATCTTTTCCCTGGATACCGTTGCAAGTGCCGAGAGCATGAGTGTCTATGATGATATCGATGCTGACGTGCTGCGCAATTACCAAGAATACGCCTTGGCCAACATCATCTACTATTCTCTAAAGGAGTCCACCACGAGTGAGCAGAGTGCGAGGATGACGGCCATGGACAACGCCAGCAAGAATGCCTCGGAGATGATTGACAAACTGACTTTGACATTCAACCGCACCCGCCAGGCCGTCATCACGAAGGAGCTGATCGAAATCATCTCCGGCGCCGCGGCTCT gtaa